A single Myxosarcina sp. GI1 DNA region contains:
- the groES gene encoding co-chaperone GroES, with product MAAITINVSTVKPLGDRVFIKVSASEEKTAGGLYLPDAAKEKPQVGEVVGVGPGRRNDDGGYTALEVKVGDKVLYSKYAGTDIKLGGEDYVLLSEKDILAAVS from the coding sequence ATGGCAGCTATTACGATCAACGTTTCTACAGTTAAACCTTTAGGAGATCGCGTATTTATTAAAGTTAGTGCTTCAGAAGAAAAAACTGCTGGCGGTCTTTATCTACCCGATGCAGCTAAAGAAAAGCCCCAAGTTGGAGAAGTAGTAGGTGTAGGACCTGGCAGACGTAACGATGATGGCGGCTACACTGCTTTGGAAGTCAAAGTAGGCGATAAAGTACTTTATTCTAAGTATGCAGGTACCGATATTAAGCTTGGTGGCGAAGATTACGTACTTCTATCAGAAAAAGATATTCTCGCCGCAGTTTCTTAG